The following proteins are co-located in the Silene latifolia isolate original U9 population chromosome 1, ASM4854445v1, whole genome shotgun sequence genome:
- the LOC141594491 gene encoding uncharacterized protein LOC141594491: protein MAVDYYKILQVDRNAKEDDLKKAYRKLAMKWHPDKNPNNKKEAEAKFKQISEAYDVLSDPQKRAVYDQYGEEGLKGQVPPPGAGYPGGSDGGSGFTSFRFNTRSADDIFSEFFGFSSPFGGGPGEMGGSRGGGPSGFGRGGMFGDDIFHQFSRGGGGGGAEASSMPRKAAAIERTLPCSLEDLYRGTTKKMKISRDVVDASGRPTTVEEILTIDIKPGWKKGTKITYPEKGNEHRGIIPSDLVFIIDEKPHTVFKRDGNDLVITQKISLVESLTGYTAQITTLDGRTLTVPINSVISPSYEEVVKGEGMPIPKEPSKKGNLRIKFNIKFPTRLTQEQKSGIKRLLSS from the exons ATGGCAGTAGATTACTACAAGATTCTTCAAGTTGATCGAAACGCAAAAGAAGATGATCTCAAGAAAGCTTATCGCAAACTTGCTATGAAATGGCATCCCGACAAAAACCCTAATAATAAGAAAGAAGCTGAAGCTAAATTCAAGCAAATCTCCGAAGCTTACGAT GTTTTAAGCGATCCACAAAAACGAGCTGTGTACGATCAATATGGTGAGGAGGGCTTGAAGGGGCAGGTGCCACCACCAGGGGCAGGATACCCTGGTGGTTCAGACGGAGGAAGTGGTTTCACGTCATTCCGATTCAATACTCGTAGTGCGGATGATATTTTCTCTGAGTTTTTCGGGTTTTCAAGTCCCTTTGGAGGAGGACCAGGGGAAATGGGAGGATCTAGAGGCGGGGGACCGAGTGGATTTGGTAGAGGAGGAATGTTTGGCGATGATATCTTCCATCAGTTtagtcgtggtggtggtggtggaggtgcTGAGGCATCGAGTATGCCTCGTAAGGCAGCTGCTATTGAACGGACATTGCCATGTAGTTTGGAGGATTTGTATAGGGGGACTacgaagaagatgaagatttCAAGGGATGTAGTTGATGCTTCTGG GCGGCCAACAACTGTGGAGGAAATCCTCACCATTGATATCAAACCTGGCTGGAAGAAGGGCACAAAAATCACGTATCCAGAAAAGGGTAATGAGCACCGTGGCATTATACCCTCAGACCTGGTCTTCATTATCGATGAGAAGCCTCATACCGTATTTAAAAGGGACGGTAATGATCTTGTTATCACTCAGAAAATTTCCCTCGTTGAATCCCTAACCGGTTATACAGCACAAATAACAACCCTCGATGGTCGTACTCTAACGGTACCCATCAACTCTGTCATTAGTCCATCTTATGAAGAGGTGGTTAAAGGAGAAGGGATGCCTATCCCGAAAGAACCATCAAAAAAAGGTAACTTGAGGATCAAGTTTAACATCAAGTTTCCCACGAGGCTTACTCAAGAGCAGAAATCAGGTATCAAGCGGTTGTTATCTTCATAA
- the LOC141594500 gene encoding protein ZW2-like — translation MTSGGPSHSSTSNSVYSFEGFLRDWHHQQDEVLAKITAALGDGKRGQEAVTAEVAEELIARALGHFEEYYEHKSRAAHDNVLSMFSPPWCSSFECAFLWVAGFRPCVLLQLVTDSVGDLSARQIQAIDRLKRETRVEEKNIADDLAKIQENTAAPPMIHALKSAPTRSDEEQSTRPATNEALEQLQVVLEEVVANADILRVNTAARVAEILTPPQGLRFLAAVIRQQQSMRRLGIERNNRPCRGRSS, via the exons ATGACAAGTGGAGGTCCATCACATAGCTCTACATCTAATTCTGTATACTCCTTTGAAGGCTTCCTCCGTGATTGGCACCACCAACAAGACGAGGTTTTAGCCAAAATCACGGCCGCGCTTGGTGACGGTAAGCGCGGCCAGGAGGCGGTGACGGCCGAGGTGGCTGAGGAGCTCATAGCACGTGCTCTTGGACATTTTGAGGAGTATTATGAGCATAAGTCACGTGCTGCACATGATAATGTTTTGTCTATGTTTTCACCACCTTGGTGTTCCTCGTTTGAATGTGCTTTTCTTTGGGTTGCCGGGTTTCGACCTTGTGTGCTTCTTCAACTCGTAACCGACTCGGTTGGTGACCTCTCCGCACGACAAATTCAAGCTATTGATAG GTTGAAACGAGAGACAAGAGTGGAGGAGAAAAACATAGCAGACGATCTTGCAAAGATACAAGAGAACACGGCGGCTCCACCAATGATACACGCCTTAAAGAGTGCTCCTACAAGGTCCGATGAAGAGCAATCCACTAGACCGGCAACAAACGAGGCGTTGGAACAATTGCAGGTAGTGCTAGAGGAGGTGGTTGCCAATGCTGACATCCTGAGGGTGAACACGGCTGCCCGAGTTGCTGAAattctaacgcctcctcaaggtTTAAGGTTTCTGGCGGCTGTTATCCGACAGCAACAAAGCATGAGGAGATTAGGAATTGAAAGAAATAATCGTCCGTGTAGAGGGAGATCATCGTAA
- the LOC141594511 gene encoding early light-induced protein 1, chloroplastic-like, whose product MAMQMQSLVASPISGLGFCSSSTRMVYPGGFMSRMSKRVGVQVKCMAEEGGENEVKAGGVPPSTPLSTPNPTPTPKPLPKVSTNFGDLFAFSGPAPERINGRLAMIGFVAAIAVELSKGTDIFSQISDGGAPWFLGTSILLSVASLVPLFKGERAESITKGIMNSNAELLNGRLAMLGLVALAFTEYVKGGALV is encoded by the exons ATGGCCATGCAAATGCAATCCCTTGTAGCGAGTCCAATTTCTGGACTAGGGTTCTGTTCAAGTTCGACCCGTATGGTTTACCCGGGCGGGTTTATGAGCCGGATGTCGAAACGAGTTGGTGTCCAAGTTAAGTGTATGGCTGAAGAGGGTGGTGAGAACGAAGTTAAGGCTGGAGGAGTGCCTCCTTCTACTCCTTTGTCAACTCCTAACCCTACTCCAACTCCTAAGCCACTACCAAAG GTAAGCACAAACTTTGGAGACTTATTTGCATTCAGCGGCCCAGCACCAGAGAGGATCAACGGCCGACTAGCCATGATCGGGTTTGTAGCAGCAATTGCGGTTGAGCTATCCAAGGGAACTGACATTTTTTCTCAAATTTCGGATGGTGGTGCGCCATGGTTCCTAGGAACAAGCATCTTGCTCTCGGTCGCCTCGTTGGTGCCGTTGTTTAAAGGGGAGAGAGCTGAATCAATAACAAAAGGGATCATGAATTCTAATGCTGAACTTTTGAATGGTAGACTTGCTATGTTAGGGCTTGTTGCTTTGGCTTTTACTGAGTATGTTAAAGGAGGAGCTCTTGTTTAA